A section of the Neofelis nebulosa isolate mNeoNeb1 chromosome 12, mNeoNeb1.pri, whole genome shotgun sequence genome encodes:
- the CDK20 gene encoding cyclin-dependent kinase 20 isoform X2 produces MDQYCILGRIGEGAHGIVFKAKHVETGEIVALKKVALRRLEDGIPNQALREIKALQEIEDNQHVVQLKAVFPHGAGFVLAFEFMLSDLAEVVRHAQRPLGQAQVKSYLQMLLKGVAFCHANNIVHRDLKPANLLISASGQLKIADFGLARVFSPDGSRLYTHQVATRWYRAPELLYGARQYDQGVDLWAVGCILGELLNGSPLFPGENDIEQLCCVLRILGTPSPQVWPEITELPDYNKISFKEQAPVPLEEVLPDASPQALDLLGLFLLYPPRQRISASQY; encoded by the exons ATGGACCAGTACTGCATCCTGGGCCGCATCGGGGAGGGCGCGCACGGCATCGTCTTCAAGGCCAAACACGTGGAG ACTGGGGAGATCGTGGCCCTCAAGAAAGTGGCCCTGCGGCGGCTGGAGGATGGCATCCCCAACCAGGCCTTGCGGGAGATCAAAGCCCTGCAGGAGATCGAGGACAATCAGCAC GTGGTGCAGCTGAAGGCCGTGTTCCCGCACGgcgcaggctttgtgctggcctTCGAGTTCATGCTGTCGGATCTGGCCGAGGTGGTGCGCCACGCCCAGAGGCCCCTGGGCCAGGCACAGGTCAAGAGCTACCTGCAGATGCTGCTCAAGGGTGTGGCATTCTGCCACGCCAACAACATCGTGCATCGG GACCTGAAACCGGCCAACCTGCTCATCAGTGCCTCAGGCCAGCTCAAGATAGCAGACTTTGGCCTGGCCCGGGTCTTCTCCCCAGATGGCAGCCGCCTCTACACACACCAGGTGGCCACCAG gtgGTATCGAGCCCCGGAGCTCCTGTATGGTGCCCGCCAGTATGACCAGGGCGTCGACCTGTG GGCTGTGGGCTGCATCCTGGGGGAATTGTTGAACGGATCCCCTCTCTTCCCTGGGGAGAATGACATCGAGCAGCTTTGCTGTGTGCTTCGAATCCTGGGCACCCCCAGTCCTCAAGTCTGGCCG GAGATCACGGAGCTGCCCGACTACAACAAGATCTCGTTCAAGGAGCAGGCACCTGTGCCCCTGGAGGAGGTGCTGCCCGACGCGTCTCCCCAGGCCCTGGACCTGCTGGGGCTG